From the genome of Leguminivora glycinivorella isolate SPB_JAAS2020 chromosome 26, LegGlyc_1.1, whole genome shotgun sequence, one region includes:
- the LOC125239962 gene encoding 2Fe-2S ferredoxin — MFYRHILRTFTNPRIRCLNNGFRNKYNNFGSPASLSTSIKALKDEKVKVTFVLHDGKRLQADANVGDSILDVIVNNDLNIEGYGACEGTLTCSTCHVILKQEDYDRIPKKMCDEERDMLDLAYGLTDTSRLGCQIIMTKELDGLEVKFPETINDARS; from the exons ATGTTTTACAGACATATTTTAAGAACTTTCACCAATCCACGAATACGATGCCTAAATAACGGGTTTaggaacaaatataataatttcggTAGTCCCGCGTCGCTGTCCACATCTATAAAGGCGTTAAAGGATGAAAA GGTGAAAGTGACATTCGTCTTGCACGATGGGAAGCGGTTGCAGGCCGACGCCAACGTCGGAGACTCCATACTAGATGTTATAGTCAACAATGATCTGAACATTGAGGGTTACGGTGCCTGTGAAGGCACGCTCACCTGTTCTACTTGCCATGTCATACTAAAACAGGAAGACTATGACAG GATaccaaaaaaaatgtgtgacgAGGAGAGAGACATGCTCGACCTAGCGTACGGCCTCACTGACACTTCGCGGCTCGGCTGCCAAATCATCATGACTAAG GAACTCGACGGCTTGGAGGTAAAATTTCCGGAAACCATTAACGACGCGCGTAGCTGA